The following nucleotide sequence is from Mugil cephalus isolate CIBA_MC_2020 chromosome 18, CIBA_Mcephalus_1.1, whole genome shotgun sequence.
ACTACAAATGGGCTGCTGCTAATTTTGTACCTAGGTTCCTAACTGTTTGGATGACCATGCGCATCTATTTTTGGTTTAAGGGTAACTATGACCAGTATGTGAAGACCAGAGAGGAGTTGGAAGAGAACCAGATGAAGCGCTTCAACTGGGAACAGGACCAGATAGCACACATGAAGGTAAATGAGGGGGACACCTGGTGGTGGAATAATTAAACTACACATGATGGTATTGGAGAGTAGAGGGTTTAAAATAAACCCATCCAAAGAAAACCAGACAAAATAGTTGGCTTCTAATTGCTGAATTttaagtaaagaaagaaaattggtCTTAGAAAATAATTCCACTTCAGGCAAAAGTCAACAAAATGGATCCTGTAAATGGATCTGAATACCTCATTTCAGCTAAATAACTTCTGGggacataaatgtttaaatataaaacatctttaCTGAACGGTCAGTTCAGTACTTGAGCTCATTGTTCTTTCTATGTCCCACTCCCCTAGAATTACATTGCCAGGTTTGGTCACGGCTCTGCTAAGCTGGCACGACAGGCGCAGAGCAAAGAGAAGACGCTGCAGAAGATGGTGGCGTCAGGCTTGACTGAAAAAGTGGTGAATGACAAGGTACCGTAACGCTGATATTCACAAGCTTCTAATTGCGGCTTGGAAAAGACTCAGCCAGGCCGTTGATCTCAGACATTTGACCCAGTGACGCAGTTTGAGGAACCGTGGTGGGTGGTGAATGTATCGTCATTGTACCAACACCTTCTTGTTTCTCCACAGAcgctgtcattttattttcctccctgtGGGAAGATTCCTCCTCCTGTTATCATGGTTCAGAATGTGAGCTTCAAGTACAGTGACAACACAGTGAGTAGAGTTAATGTCACAGCATTTTACCTctaaaacaattatttatttctcagtctGACTTATCTGTTAATGTTCCCTAAAgccacacatatataaaaaccTGGAGTTCGGTATTGACTTGGACACACGAGTGGCTCTGGTGGGACCCAACGGAGCAGGAAAGTCCACCCTGCTGAAGCTGCTTATGGGAGAGGTGCGTATATTCACTTATTGGCCAACATCAACCTGCGACCATCTTCAGAGCACTCAGAttattctcctttttctttttgtagctCCTACCCACCGACGGCATGATCCGCAAACATTCTCACGTCAAGATCGGCAGATATCACCAGGTAAAACTCAGAATCCAAACATCATTTAGCAGaacttgtgtgtatatataagcATACTGGACTCCCTCTAAAGCATTTAAAGCCGCCTGTACATTTACATGTTTCTTTATATGTGTTGTAGCATCTGACAGAACAGCTGGAGCTCGACTTGTCTCCTCTGGAGTACATGATGAAGTGTTTTCCTGAGatcaaagaaaaggaggagatgaggaagaTCATTGGTCGTTATGGCCTGACGGGAAAGCAGCAGGTATGAAGGGAATACTTTTCCACCAGATATCGGCTGAATTCAGTTTAAGGGTGACATTGTCTCTAAATTGTCACTGCAAACCTCTTCCAGGTCAGTCCCATCAGGAACTTGTCAGATGGGCAGAAGTGCAGGGTGTGTTTTGCCTGGCTGGCGTGGCAGAACCCTCACATGCTGTTCCTTGACGAGCCTACTAATCACTTGGATATCGAGACCATCGATGCACTGGCAGAAGCGATCAACGAGTTTGACGGTGGCATGATGCTAGTTAGCCACGACTTCAGGCTAATTCAGCAGGTGCGTGTTTGTAATTTATCCGGATGCGACACCGTAAACTGGAGGATTTAACTTCTAAGCAGCCATTAATAACcaccctccttccttccttccctccttcctccaggtGGCACAGGAGATCTGGGTCTGTGAGAATCAAACCATCACAAAGTGGAATAGGGACATCCTGGCGTACAAGGAGCACTTGAAATCAAAGATTGAAAAGCAAGCGCATGACATCTAAAGCTGCGTCATACTGAGCCACTCCTTTACCTTGCATCATGGATTTGACCTGCAAACTCCCGAAAGAAGGAGCAGGAAACATCCCAACTGAAAACGATCTCTTATGCATCTTATTGGACACGTCTCTTGTACATGTCGTACTCTTATCTCCATCTCGGTTTGACAGTGCTGCACCATGCTCACCCAGTCCCTCCACCTCAGGCtgcactctgattggctgatttcACCTTGAAGCGTCTCAGTGCATTTTGGAATGCATTCCATAGTGCTGTCTTCATAgaaacgttttattttatttttttttttttccaaatgttcagttttatccCGACATGTATGCAGCAGCTTTTAGGTcatattttatgatatttaaaagttgacttttttttttctttcgtgtaAAAGAGCAGTTCTGCCTTATTTAACAATGTAATGCAATAACAATAAACGgaacataaaaacagcacatttaGCTTGAAGAATTTATTGTTAATTGTAAACGAATACAGAGCTTGTatccaaaaatcaaaagttTTTAGGGAAAATAAACTACTTTACATCTCTGTaaacaagaaggaaaaacatTGAAGTTGCTTTGGGTTTTGTCTGTGAGCCACGTGGCTGCATAGATCATACGTTAGATTACAGCCTTTATACTAAACTGTATATGCTGCTCACAAACAGCTGAAAATGGCTGGGCtcctaaaataataacaaaaaaataactggcCTTTATTGGTATAactaacaaagaaaatgaactgAGGCCAGTCCATCACCAGGATGCTATTTGTCAAAACAAATTTGCAGGCGGTCCATAAAATCATGATGAATTAAGTCAGCCATCTTTTCTAAAGCTAATGACAAAAGCTGTGTTCGTGTCAAATTGTGGAAGTCAAACTATTTGTTGTTCGACATGTTAATGCCAATTAAACGTTTGTAAGACACAGATACAGGCTTCTCAGATCTAGTCtgctgccacttcattaggtacacaagtgatAAGTGACGCATTTCACAGATGTTATAAACATAACTCATCTGTGGTCTGTAATGCTcttgaattgttttgttgcaCCAGAACGTTTCCATTATCTTTACACCCCAGCTTCAGTCAGTGTGctatgcaaaacaaacacttaacTCCAGTTAACATCCTGCAAAAATTATCATAAACTTATCACTACAGCTGTGAAGGAGGATGATTCAGTGCAGGACTATTATATTAGCATGCATCCCttttcactagcgtacctaataaTATGGCAAGCATCCTGTAGGCCAAACCTTTGCCATTTACTGGGTCTGCACGTACTAAAACTGCAACTCTAATATTCAAgataacaaagaaaatattaatcCTTCTCATAAATCCAATGTGACACGAATACAGTTCAGGACTCGATGAGAAGCAGATCTCAtcggttttttttttccctcccaaaCAAACTGTATCCAGCTCGGGTTTTAGTTAAACTTCTTTCTGTTAGTCGTTACAGTCTGAAAACACATGCTGTTATAGATTATGTTTGTAACGTcaagtttatgtttttttgccagttttgcCGACCAGGAGAGAAATGCCTCCGACCTGTGAGGCTGCGAGTAAAGCTTAAAAGCTTGAGGATGGGGTTGCACCAAAGCGGGATTAATTTATAAATCCAAAAACAGTTAAACTTCAAGAGTGATCCTCCATACAAGGAGGTTTTGACTCTTAAGACAGCTCCTCCTTTTGGGACGGAAGGAGCAAAACGATGAGTTTTATGATATCTCTGAATTTCTCAGGACGCTGGACATGAAGCTGAATGTCGTCCTgatcaataaattaaattagattacTTTTTAACTGTGCATCCGAGCTCTGCTTGACTTTGAAACAGGAAACGGCCTAATCTGGGTGCAACCCAACCACGACGTTAGACATGTGGAGTCGCGCGTGTTGGTATGCAGGTAAATAGTGATTAATTCTACACATGTAAACGTCGTGAAGGGAGGAGCTGATGACGCGGGGCTCCCGTTTAAGGTTTCAACGTAGCGTGCGTGATTGACAGATTAGTGGCACTAGCTGCGGTTGAAACAGTGCAATAAGGAGGAGTGTTTTCGGTGACGCCGTCTCCAGGTGAGCCTGGGCGGCGGCGTGTTTAGGGaacagcagcggcggcggcaggtGTCAGAGCCGTGCTCGGGTGCGCTATGTCTGGACCGGCCCGCCCCCGTCGGCCGACGCTCACTGGGCTTCCCACTCCTCGTCGGAGACCTCGTCGGGGGGAATGGCGCGAGTGTGGCTGGCCCGGATGTTGCTGATGTTGGT
It contains:
- the abcf2b gene encoding ATP-binding cassette, sub-family F, member 2b yields the protein MPSDLAKKKAAKKKEAAKARQRSKKADEGNEESEQPETQRNGAESNGVASLTKELDEFELRKTEARAVTGVLASHPNSTDVHISSLSLTFHGQELLADTSLELNSGRRYGLIGLNGTGKSMLLSAIGHREIPIPEHIDIYHLTREMAPSEKTALECVMEVDEQRIMLEKEAERLAHEDSECEKLMELYERLEELDADKAQMRASRILHGLGFTAAMQQKKLKDFSGGWRMRVALARALFIKPFMLLLDEPTNHLDLDACVWLEEELKSFKRILVLISHSQDFLNGVCTNIINLHQRKLKYYTGNYDQYVKTREELEENQMKRFNWEQDQIAHMKNYIARFGHGSAKLARQAQSKEKTLQKMVASGLTEKVVNDKTLSFYFPPCGKIPPPVIMVQNVSFKYSDNTPHIYKNLEFGIDLDTRVALVGPNGAGKSTLLKLLMGELLPTDGMIRKHSHVKIGRYHQHLTEQLELDLSPLEYMMKCFPEIKEKEEMRKIIGRYGLTGKQQVSPIRNLSDGQKCRVCFAWLAWQNPHMLFLDEPTNHLDIETIDALAEAINEFDGGMMLVSHDFRLIQQVAQEIWVCENQTITKWNRDILAYKEHLKSKIEKQAHDI